Proteins encoded by one window of Moorella humiferrea:
- a CDS encoding LCP family protein, which translates to MFRGKLKLIALLLAFSLLGSGTIIARQFFRFQEPENQEIKTGDDTPSETGGSFNILLLGTDARPGEKIGNTDTIIVAHFEGNRLALLSIPRDSRVFIPNHGMDKINAAYSYGGPMLTARLVSDLIGTSVTEYALIRWNGFINIIDMLGGVTVNIKQDMYYYDPVDGPEYKIALHKGIQHLNGHQALAFARFREEALGDIDRTGQQQELLKALVQQVMQPATLLKLPRLLPEIYRDVETNMSLDELIAIAKTAANLKNITVVSQTLPGYFLNLNGISYWGVNPDQARQVAQELFFYGKTTNEIVLNTPIQPNIAGRRSATSSNKSVSAESQVTPKASLKEVKPAVPKTGQEAANNQQVKTTAQHSPNIWQQTTGDAQASAKATAAGAKSNNRTTQDSNQTTPAGTQVSKAARSN; encoded by the coding sequence ATGTTTAGGGGTAAATTAAAACTAATTGCTTTGCTATTGGCTTTCAGCCTTTTGGGCAGTGGGACGATTATTGCCAGGCAATTTTTCCGGTTTCAAGAACCGGAAAACCAGGAAATAAAGACTGGCGATGATACCCCCAGCGAAACTGGCGGGTCTTTCAATATTCTACTTCTGGGTACCGATGCCCGGCCGGGTGAAAAAATCGGTAATACCGATACCATTATCGTTGCCCATTTCGAGGGAAACAGGCTGGCCTTGCTTTCCATACCTCGCGATAGCCGTGTATTTATTCCGAATCATGGCATGGATAAGATAAACGCCGCTTACAGCTATGGTGGACCTATGCTAACGGCCAGGCTCGTGTCAGATCTAATTGGAACTTCCGTGACTGAATACGCTTTGATACGGTGGAACGGCTTCATCAATATTATCGATATGCTGGGGGGCGTAACTGTAAACATAAAGCAGGATATGTATTATTACGATCCTGTCGATGGACCGGAATACAAAATTGCTTTGCATAAAGGTATTCAGCACTTAAATGGCCATCAAGCCCTGGCTTTTGCACGCTTCAGGGAGGAAGCGCTGGGTGATATTGACCGTACCGGGCAGCAGCAGGAACTCCTTAAAGCATTGGTACAACAGGTTATGCAGCCGGCAACTTTGCTGAAATTACCTCGACTCCTACCGGAAATTTATAGAGATGTCGAAACGAATATGAGCCTTGATGAGTTAATTGCCATAGCCAAAACAGCAGCCAACCTTAAAAATATAACTGTTGTTAGCCAAACTTTGCCGGGCTATTTTTTGAACTTAAACGGCATAAGTTACTGGGGGGTTAATCCGGACCAGGCGCGGCAGGTTGCTCAGGAATTATTTTTCTATGGTAAAACAACAAATGAAATTGTCCTGAATACACCTATCCAGCCTAACATAGCAGGCCGCCGTTCCGCAACCTCTAGTAACAAAAGTGTTTCTGCCGAAAGCCAGGTAACTCCAAAGGCATCCTTAAAGGAGGTTAAGCCGGCGGTACCAAAAACTGGTCAAGAAGCAGCCAATAACCAACAGGTTAAGACCACCGCACAACATTCCCCCAACATCTGGCAGCAAACAACTGGCGATGCACAGGCTTCTGCAAAAGCAACTGCTGCAGGAGCTAAAAGCAACAATCGTACCACCCAGGATAGCAACCAAACTACGCCGGCAGGTACTCAGGTAAGCAAAGCGGCCCGCTCTAATTAG
- a CDS encoding gamma-glutamylcyclotransferase family protein, giving the protein MNEICFHRGRGYYVWAARNRSRLYMPKQEKTPIFVYGTLMSIHSNRLQRLGGYGPYFGVLYGYAMYQVAPDFPGIVPEPGGKVMGEVFYIPQQAFASLDRYEGVPDFYCREEADVEMAGGGTVRAQVYVWNGKPEGRKIPFSEQPWRMFLIPS; this is encoded by the coding sequence GTGAATGAAATCTGTTTCCATCGGGGCCGGGGGTATTACGTGTGGGCGGCGCGTAATCGGTCTCGCCTATATATGCCCAAGCAAGAAAAAACGCCAATCTTTGTTTACGGCACCCTGATGAGCATCCACAGCAATCGTCTGCAACGCCTCGGCGGCTACGGGCCGTATTTCGGCGTTCTGTACGGGTACGCCATGTACCAGGTGGCGCCCGATTTTCCGGGAATCGTCCCTGAACCCGGAGGGAAAGTAATGGGTGAAGTGTTTTATATTCCCCAACAAGCGTTTGCAAGCCTGGACCGCTATGAGGGCGTCCCCGACTTCTACTGCCGGGAGGAAGCGGATGTAGAGATGGCTGGAGGCGGGACGGTCAGGGCGCAAGTTTACGTATGGAACGGCAAACCGGAGGGCCGAAAAATACCTTTCAGCGAACAGCCCTGGCGGATGTTTCTCATACCATCGTGA
- a CDS encoding PAS domain-containing protein, whose product MGKTLHSWNKGAEEFFGYTAEEIIGRPLTLFFPPEGKDEADALLTRIAAGEEPGNYDALRLAKDGRKVFVSITVSSVKNENRKILGASVIARDISDLRGSASNDRQAQLSWWI is encoded by the coding sequence ATGGGAAAAACGCTTCACAGTTGGAACAAAGGTGCGGAGGAGTTCTTCGGTTATACGGCCGAAGAAATCATCGGGCGTCCGCTCACCCTTTTTTTCCCGCCTGAAGGCAAGGATGAAGCAGATGCTTTACTTACCAGGATAGCTGCCGGTGAAGAACCCGGAAATTATGATGCTTTACGATTAGCTAAAGACGGGCGGAAGGTCTTTGTATCCATCACAGTCTCGTCGGTAAAAAATGAAAACAGGAAGATTCTGGGAGCTTCGGTTATCGCCCGGGATATAAGCGATTTGCGAGGCAGTGCGTCAAACGACCGCCAGGCACAGCTATCGTGGTGGATTTGA
- a CDS encoding DUF2225 domain-containing protein has product MATAVEPLYDKRYQCLFCGREFTNKKLRLSQIRQVKRDSDLCTYFEGENPYFYEVAVCPHCGYAFTTNFGPVKKERRELILKEYIQKITHKDYTGRRNLHEALNVHKLGLLCGNLNQEKRSVLAGLCLHIAWFYRYEGNEEEEKKYLRYACDLYQEAYQKESPGGGNANLIIYLIGELEGRLGNYLTATQWLARLLQVRNLEPYLRDLLRDRWEVYRNHLKEKTPSAGPTEGRHTL; this is encoded by the coding sequence GTGGCAACTGCCGTTGAACCTCTATACGATAAACGCTACCAATGCCTTTTCTGCGGTCGGGAATTCACCAATAAAAAGCTGCGCTTGAGCCAGATACGCCAGGTGAAACGCGATAGCGATTTGTGTACCTATTTTGAAGGCGAAAACCCCTATTTTTACGAAGTGGCCGTTTGCCCCCATTGCGGTTATGCTTTTACCACCAACTTCGGTCCTGTCAAAAAAGAACGCCGGGAATTGATTTTGAAGGAATATATCCAAAAGATCACCCACAAGGATTATACCGGTAGGCGTAATTTGCATGAGGCCTTAAACGTACATAAGCTGGGTTTACTTTGCGGCAACTTGAATCAAGAAAAGCGATCGGTACTGGCCGGTTTGTGTTTGCACATTGCCTGGTTTTACCGCTATGAAGGGAACGAAGAGGAGGAGAAAAAGTACCTCCGTTATGCCTGCGACCTTTATCAGGAAGCCTACCAGAAGGAGAGCCCCGGAGGAGGAAACGCCAACCTGATTATTTATTTAATCGGAGAATTAGAGGGACGTTTGGGAAATTATCTAACCGCCACCCAGTGGCTGGCACGATTGCTGCAGGTACGAAATTTAGAACCTTATCTGCGGGATTTACTGCGCGATCGCTGGGAAGTCTACCGGAATCACCTGAAAGAAAAGACACCTTCCGCCGGACCGACGGAAGGGCGGCATACATTATAG